Below is a genomic region from Streptomyces roseoviridis.
GATGGTGTTCCAGTCCGGCAGGTGGTAAGGCAGCTGGACGATCCTGGTCCGGCCGCTGAAGAGGGCCTCGGCGGCCAGCCGGGTCGGCTCGGACTCCTGGATCCAGGCGTCCTTCGCGGCCTCGGTGTTCGACGGGATCGCGCCGGCCGACCTGTTCCACTTGCTGTTGGCCTCGTGGGAGGCGGCGTACTCGATGAACTTCCAGGCCGCCGCCTTGTTCCTGCTGGACGAGAACAGGCCGAGGCCGTCGACCGGGTTGGACACCTGGACGCGGGTGCCGTCGTCCTTGGTCGGGTTGGGGATGCCCCGGAACTTCCCGGTGCCGAGCGCCTTCACGTGGTCCTGGTAGGAGCCCAGGTTGTGGTTGAGCATGCCGATCTCGCCGCTGTCCCACTGCGCGACCATCTTGGTGAAGTCGTTGTTGACGTCGGCCGCGGGGGTCGTCCGCTTGAACAGCCCGGCGTACCTCTCCAGGGCCGCCACGTTCGCCGGGTCGTTGACGGTGGTCCTGTCGCCCTTCCAGAAGCTGGTGATGCCGCTCTGGCCGTACATGGCGTCCAGGGCCTGGGCGACGGACCCGGCGCCGCCGCGGATCGTGTAGCCGAAGCGGTTCCTCTGCCGGTCCGTCAGCCTCTCGGCCGCGGTGTGGAACGCCGACCAGGTGGACGGCTCCTTCAGGCCGGCCGCCCGGAACAGGTCGGTGCGGTAGTAGAGGACGCCGTTGTTGGCGGAGGTGGGGACGGTGAACAGCTTCCCCTGGCCGCCGGCCGACCTCACGTTCTCGACCATGCCCTCGTTGAGCTTCCCCTTGAGCGGGCTCGCCTCGAGCCGCGCGTCGAGGGGTTCCAGGGCGTTCTGCGCGGCGATCCCGGCCAGCATGGCCGCCCCGACGCCGCCGACGTCGGGCAGGCCGCCGCCCTGGATGGCCGTGTCGTACTTGGACTGGACCTCCTTGGAGGCGATCCCGACGTACGTGACCGTGATGCCGGGGTGCGCCTTCTCGAAGTCGGCGATGATCTCCTTCCAGATGTCGGTGCGGACACCGCCGTTGTTGTCCCAGAAGGTGATCTCGCCCTTGCCCGAGCCCTCGCCGCCCTTGTCGCCGGCGGCGCCGCTGCCGTCGTCGCCGCAGGCGGAGACGGTCAGCGCGAGCACGGTGGTCAGGGCGAGGGCGCAGGCGGCTCTGTGCCGTCCGCCAGGGAAGACGTTCATCGTCGGCTCTCTTCTCTCGGGTCGTGCGGGGGATCGCGGGTGGAGGTGGTGCCGGGAGCTGATGCGGGCCTAAGGGGTGATGCGGAACGCGGTGAACTCGGCCGTCCCGGCGTGCCCCGAGCCGGGCGGCGCCGCGGCGAACAGGCCGAGCAGCGCCCCGACCCACCGCCAGGGCGTCGCGGCGAACTCCTGACCGAGCGGAACGAATCCCCCGCCCGAGTCGGCCGCGAAGCGGCAGCGGGCGTCGGCGGTCAGTTCGATCCGCAGCAGGGCCCGGCCGCCGGGCGCGGGCAGCGACGGCGCCGCGTCCCGTTCCCGGCCGGCGCCGGCCGGGGCGAACCGGTGCACGAGCCGCACCGGGCCGTCGCCCTCACGGGCCAGCCCGATCCAGCTGTAGGCGTCGCCGAGGACCACGAGCCCGGCCCTCGCCCCGGGCGCCGTCGCCCGGGCGTCCAGGGCGAGCCCCACCTCCACGGCGCAGGCGCGGGCCGGCATCCGCTGGGTGAGGATCTGCGGCAGGGCCCGCAGATCGTCCAGGAGTTCGCCGCGCCCGCAGGTCAGGCGCAGCCCGTCGCCCGCGTGCCCGACGGTCAAGCCCTCCGCCGGGTTGGCCGTCCACTGCCACTGGCGCCCGAACCGCCCGCCCGGGAACCGGTCGTCGCACGCGGGCGCGGACGGCGGCTGGGCCGGCAGGTCCGGTTTCGGATGCACCAGGACCGGGCTTCCGTCGCGGCCGAGCACCGGCCAGCCGTCGGCGTCCCAGCGCATCGGCTGGAGGTGCACCACCCGTCCGTGCGCCCCGCGCTGCTGGAAGTGCACGAACCAGTCCTCGCCCCGGCCCGTGCGCACCCAGCCGCCCTGGTGGGGGCCGTTGACCGGGGTGTCGCCCTGGGCCAGCACCACCCGCTCCTCGTACGGGCCGAAGAACGACCGCGAGCGGAAGGCCCCCTGCCACCCCGTGGCCACCCCTCCGGCCGGCGCGAGGATCCAGAACCAGCCGTTGTGCCGGTACAGCTTGGGCCCCTCCAGGGTGAACCAGCCGGGGATCCGGTCGGCGTCGACGAGCGTCGTGCCCGCGTCCAGGAGCCGGGTGCCGTCCGGGCTCATCCGGTGTCCGGTCAGCCGGTTGTTGAAGCCCGCGCGGGACCTGGCCCAGGCGTGCACCAGATACGCCTCGCCGGTCTCCTCGTCCC
It encodes:
- a CDS encoding glycoside hydrolase family 43 protein, with translation MIPPYGQPGPPTGDLGDGTYRNPVLAADWSDPDVLRAGDDFYLTASSFGRAPGLPLLHFRDLVNWTLVGHALDRLRPEAAFAAPRHDAGVWAPSLRHHDGRFWIFWGDPDHGIQQVNAPSVRGPWSEPHLVKAGRGLIDACPLWDEETGEAYLVHAWARSRAGFNNRLTGHRMSPDGTRLLDAGTTLVDADRIPGWFTLEGPKLYRHNGWFWILAPAGGVATGWQGAFRSRSFFGPYEERVVLAQGDTPVNGPHQGGWVRTGRGEDWFVHFQQRGAHGRVVHLQPMRWDADGWPVLGRDGSPVLVHPKPDLPAQPPSAPACDDRFPGGRFGRQWQWTANPAEGLTVGHAGDGLRLTCGRGELLDDLRALPQILTQRMPARACAVEVGLALDARATAPGARAGLVVLGDAYSWIGLAREGDGPVRLVHRFAPAGAGRERDAAPSLPAPGGRALLRIELTADARCRFAADSGGGFVPLGQEFAATPWRWVGALLGLFAAAPPGSGHAGTAEFTAFRITP
- a CDS encoding sugar ABC transporter substrate-binding protein — its product is MNVFPGGRHRAACALALTTVLALTVSACGDDGSGAAGDKGGEGSGKGEITFWDNNGGVRTDIWKEIIADFEKAHPGITVTYVGIASKEVQSKYDTAIQGGGLPDVGGVGAAMLAGIAAQNALEPLDARLEASPLKGKLNEGMVENVRSAGGQGKLFTVPTSANNGVLYYRTDLFRAAGLKEPSTWSAFHTAAERLTDRQRNRFGYTIRGGAGSVAQALDAMYGQSGITSFWKGDRTTVNDPANVAALERYAGLFKRTTPAADVNNDFTKMVAQWDSGEIGMLNHNLGSYQDHVKALGTGKFRGIPNPTKDDGTRVQVSNPVDGLGLFSSSRNKAAAWKFIEYAASHEANSKWNRSAGAIPSNTEAAKDAWIQESEPTRLAAEALFSGRTRIVQLPYHLPDWNTISKAGNEPAFQKVLLGTMSAKDFLDSLAEQLNEAQAEWKSLGR